ttgaatctttgaggcttgagagagcgggattcggtgcattagaatagctcgattcacaataaaatcactagataaattttgatccattcttctactagtttatttggaattatcaattcttgagctttttaccattattgtttattcttcaatttatttgtttgatttcagatttttagtctaattacttgagttaaattcactttagattataattagttcacacaaatccatttattttcctactagccaattaaagaatattagaaattagttgtttagttcattgttccttgtgggatcgatacttggtcttccaagttatattacttgagcgatatcgtacacttgcgattatttgccaacaagtttttggcgccgttgccggggagcaatcgcaattaaattaattaaaagtatcttattcttagattgagttagttttatttaattttagttatttttatactttgtgattcttggattttacgttggttttcttgtttttgtttgcgcaggagttttggttagtgtatgcctaatacacgacgtgccagaaaaccgctagaaccgtttcagtcAGACTTAACATCCTTCGAAAGAAGTATCCGAAAAACAGCGcggaaatccaaaacaatggagGACGACCGTAACCCTCCGTTGAATCACGAGGGGATTGTTCCACCACCACTACATGATGGCCTAGCTCTTAATAGGCCAAACGAGAGGGTCGCCCCTCTTCCCGCAAGACGTACCTTGGGTGAATTCTTCTTACCCAACGTAGACAACGCCAACTATGGATGCTTTGCACCTCCTATACTCGctaacaattttgaaatcaagccgggaacgattcaactacttgagagtcgttgtcaattttatgggttggaacgcgaggatccaaacgcccatctttcaaaattcacggaggtatgcaacacattcaaaatccataatgtgacggaggatcaaatcaagcttcgtctttttcctttctctttgagggacaaggcgaggaattggattcaatcacttccaAGCACCTCAATCACAACACGGAAGCAATTGGCACAAGCTTTTCTCAATAAGTATTTCTCTATGGGTAAGACCGCGAGGATGACCaaggaaattatagattttctccAATTACATGGTGAATCTCTATACCAAGCTTGGGAACGTTTCAAAGAGCTTCAAAGAAATTGTCCGCATCATCATCTAGGAAGGGAGCATCTTGTCTCTATTTTCTACAATGGTACCAATGAGGCTACACGGGCAACAATTGATGCGGCATCGGGAGGATCACTTATGAAGAAAACTTATGATGAGGCCAATAACTTGCTAGAGGAACTCGctacaaatagttgttcttggtcaaccgagcggttgaggcaaccacctcaaaagggtatcatgaccctcgagcaaacccaagaatttgaagcaatgaaagcgaagaatgcgacacttctagcacaactcgagatgtacaaacaacaagcaaatcaaaggaatgctcaacttgcggtagttcaaatgggttgcgagacttgtgatgggcacgatcattcgggaatggattgccccgtcctacatcaaaactcaaatgagcaagtcaactatgtcaatgggcaaaggcaaggcaatgacccatattccaacacctataatccggggtggaggaatcatcctaatTTTTCGTGGAGGGAAAATGCGGGTCAAGCCAATGCCAACCCAAATATGGGAGGAGCAAATTTTCAAGGAGGAAACCGTGGTCCACAAAACCAAGGCAACTTCAACAACTACCGACCACAACCCCCACCCGGTTTTCAAAAtcggaatacggatgaggggagcaagattgacaagcttattgaggaagttagaaccggttttaagaaccaagcttccgtcaatcaccatctcgagactcaaatttctcaacttgCCATCTCGCTTCAAAATAGAGCTCAAGGGGGTTTACCGTCTACAACGGAGTCAAATCCAAGGGAGCAAGTAAAGGCCATTGAACTCCGAAGCGGGAAAGAACTtgatgatccacatgcaagtaaAGAGAAAGCGATCGATCTAACAACGGGAACAAATGAGGAGGAAGTAACCGAACTTCCATATGTAAAaccgccacctcctcctccatttGTGCCAAAGGTCCCCTTCCCGGGACGATTGAAGAAGACGCCGGAtaaccaaaaattccataaatttctggaaattttcaagaaactccaaatcaatataagctttgcggatgctttgcgtgagatgcctcaatacgcgaagttcctcaaagaaatcataacgaagaaaaggagttgggacgacaaaggcacaatttccctaacggaaaattgtagctcacttatccttagtgacttgcccaccaagcttaaggacccagggagttttacaattccatgcaaaataggcgatttaaattcaattaattgtctatgtgatttaggggcaagtatcaatctaatgcctttgtttcttttcagggatatttttggtgatcaaactTTGAAGCAAACATCAATGATGCTTCAATTGGCGGACCACTCCCTAAAAAAGCCATACGGAGTGGTAGAAGATGTTCTAGTCAAAGtagacaaattcatctttccggtggattttgtcgtacttgactatgcggcggataaaacatgccctatgattcttgggcgtcctttcatgaacacggggagggcattgatagatgtgcacgccggacgactcactttgcgtatcgatgatgacaaagtggagtttgatatgaaaaggATTATGCGCAACACTTTTGAGGAGGTGGAATGCATGAAATTGGATATGGTTGATGGAATTGTGGAAGAACTTTTCCCGGTTTCAAAAGTCATATTCCATTCCGAGGAGACACAAGCAACTTCCGAGGAAGAATATTCCAAAGAAGATGAGCCGAAAGccgaaaatttgattagaagagagagcgtgacaccaccttcttctatctctccaccaaaggttgagcttaaaacgttaccatctcacttacggtatgcgtttttAGGCGACAACATGACTCTTCCCATCATCATCTCGAACAACTTGTCGGAAACACAAGAAGCGAGAGTTGTCAAAGTggtgaagcaacatatattggcgATCGGTTGGCAAATTTCGGACATCCGAGGAATTAGTCCCTCGGTGGTCATGCACAAGATCCACCTAGAAAACGAGTCAAGAGCATCGGCTCAAAGACAACGGCGtttgaatccaaatatgaaggaggtcgTGCACAAGGAGATAGTAAAACTTCTCGACGCCGGAATTATATACCCCATATCCGATAGTGCGTGGGTTAGTCCCATCCAATGTGTTCCAAAGAAAGGGGGGATGACGGTGATTGAGAACGAGAAGGGTGAGCAAATTTCCACTAGGACGGTAACGGGATGGCGTGTTTGTATTGACTACCGCAAGTTGAATACGGAGACGAGGAAGGACCATTTTCcgttaccatttatcgatcaaatgttggagcgggtagcgggccacgcttattattgttttctcgatggatattccgggtacaatcaaattcttatcttcccggatgaccaagagaaaacaactttCACATGTCCTTATGGAACGTTTGCTTATCGGAGGATGCCGTTTGGTCTTTGTAATGCACCGGCAACATTTCAACGATGTATGACTTCCATCTTcgccgatatgattgaagatattatggaagtcttcatggatgatttttcggtattcggggactcttttgagatatgcttaaataatcttgaacgagtgttggcccggtgtgaggagaccaatctagtcttgaattgggagaagtgccatttcatggtagagGAAGGAATTGTCTTGGGACATAAAATCTCCAAGGACGGCATTGAAGTAGATAGAGCAAAAACGGAAATCATCGAGAAATTACCACCACCAACTACCGTAAAGGGAGTTCGTGCCTTCTTAGGGCACGCCGGGTTTTATCGACGATTCATCAAAAATTTCTCTTCCATTGCTCGTCCTTTAACTAATTTACTTGTTAAAGATATTCCTTATGAATTTACTAATGATTGCCTTGATGCTTTTGCTAGGTTGAAAGAAGCCCTCATCTCGGCCCCAATTATTTCATCACCCGATTGGACTCTTCCTTTCGAACTCATGTGTGATGCAAGTGATATAGCACTCGGGTGCGTATTGGGGCAACGGAGGGAGAAAAAGCTTCACGTGATATACTATGCGAGCCGAACATTGGCGGGTGCTCAACTAAATTAcaccaccaccgaaaaagagatgcttgcggtggtgttcgcattggataaatttcggtcgtacttactttgctctaaggttatcatctatacggaccatgcggcccttcgatacctttttgcaaagcaagatgctaaaccgagactaatccgatgggtgctccttatgcaagagtttgacatcgaAATTCGCGACAAGAAAGGAACGGAGAACGTCGTCGCCGATCACTTGTCAAGGTTAGAGATTCCGGAACCAATTATAAGTGgcgtagagattaatgaaacgtTTCCGGATGAGATGTTGATGGTACTTTCGGAAGTGGAAACGCCGTGGTATGCGGATATCGCAAACTATCTATCTTCCGAAATAATGCCACCGGATTTGACTTACcaccaaaggaagaagttcttgaGCGATGCTAAACGGTTTCTATGGGAGGAACCGTACCTCTTCAAGGTGTGTGGAGATGGGATTTTGAGGAGATGTGTACCACTACAAGAGATGATGCCTATACTTAGTCAATGCCATTCTTCGGACTATGCGGGCCATTATGGTACATCAAGGACCGCGGCTCGTGTGCTAGAGTgcggattcttttggcctacgctATTTCGTGATGCGAAAGACTTTGTTAGTCATTGCGATCGATGCCAAAGAGTGGGGAACATATCGAAGAGAGATGAAATGCCGCTTACCAACATTCAAGAGGTGGAACTTTTTGATGTGTGGGGAATAGACTTCATGGGTCCTTTTCCTATGTCGTTTGGAAAGCAATACATATTGGTGTGCGTAGATTAcgtttcaaaatgggtagaggcggaagcattacccactaacgatgccaaagtagtgttggattttctcaaacgtttgatgaatcgatacgggactcctagagcaataataagcgacggtggatctcacttttgcaataggcaattcgatgccttgatgcggaaatataaagtctatcatcgggtcgctactccgtaccatcctcaaacaagcgggcaagttgaagtttctaaccgtgagctaaagagaattctagagaaaacggttaataacacaaggaaagattggtcactgaaactagatgatgcattatgggcatatcgtacggcttttaaaacgcccctcggaatgtctccatatcgtattgtttttgggaaagcatgccatcttccggtggaacttgaacatagagcgtattgggccattaaaaagctcaattttGACCTTAAAGCGGCGGGGGAGAAACGTATGCTTCAACTCAATGAGTTGGACGAATTTCGGTTAAATGCCTATGAAAACGCCAAGCTTTACAAAGAGAAGACGAAACGATGGCATGACGCTCATATCGTGCCTAAAACGTTTGTGGAGGGCTCTTTTGTCTTGCTCTACAACTCGCGCCTCAAATTATTTCCCGGGAAATTAAAATCCCGTTGGAGCGGTCCTTTCAAGATTCGAACGGTGGCAAGTCATGGAGCtttggaattggagaattctagtggtgaaatcttcaaagtaaatggacaacggtgcaagccgtatcttggacctttgacggatcaagtagTGGACCAAATCACGTTCACCACTCCTACATAAATTCCGGGCCACGGTCTAgcttttgaccaaaaataaagCGCACTCGAGAGGCAATCTCGAGAGGTTacgtgttttgttttatttattttattttccttttatgcgtatttaatttttaatttgtttatttatttccgTTTAATTCCGGGGTgtgtttttgtgtgtttttgcAGGTATATACAAGATTTCAGGAGGTTTCCGTTCGTGAAATAcctttcccgttcgaaaaaaggcaaattttgcctttgtcccgttcgggaaaggctATTTCCGTTCGGGACAAAGCCCTCAGCCCTCAATTTTTTCGAACGGAAAAGGGTCATTCCGTTCGGGACTAGGCAAAATTTGCCtttgtcccgtacgggacacacccttcccgttcgagaaagagCTCTCGGCTTCTCACTTTTCCGAACGGGAAGGGTAGTTCCGTTCGGAACTAGGCAAAATTTgcctttgtcccgttcgggacacCATAGTTCCGTTCGGGAACAAGGAAAATTTTGCCTAAGTTTCGAACGGGACAAGAATTAAGCCTAATCCCGTtcgggattaaattattcccgttcgggaaacatcaaaaattttgaaaaatttgaattttgaattttgaattaaagtgGAGTGGATTTCTtgggacttgtgtttcttttgagatttgtgtttcttttgaaacttgtgtttctttgagatttgtgctttgtaaaaatttgaatttttcacttggattgatgatTTGGCAAATCCGAACCATTCATTAGTGTTTcaatttcacttggattgattacatggctTCGATCTAAACCGTTAAATCAATTCCAAGTTATTAAATGGAGAGTTTGAAATTAGTGGAGGGAAATCTTgagatttgatttatttttcctataaataccttgcatttttctactttttatttCACACATACTCTTCTTCTAATATTCT
This window of the Mercurialis annua linkage group LG5, ddMerAnnu1.2, whole genome shotgun sequence genome carries:
- the LOC130015566 gene encoding uncharacterized protein LOC130015566 gives rise to the protein MTLPIIISNNLSETQEARVVKVVKQHILAIGWQISDIRGISPSVVMHKIHLENESRASAQRQRRLNPNMKEVVHKEIVKLLDAGIIYPISDSAWVSPIQCVPKKGGMTVIENEKGEQISTRTVTGWRVCIDYRKLNTETRKDHFPLPFIDQMLERVAGHAYYCFLDGYSGYNQILIFPDDQEKTTFTCPYGTFAYRRMPFGLCNAPATFQRCMTSIFADMIEDIMEVFMDDFSVFGDSFEICLNNLERVLARCEETNLVLNWEKCHFMVEEGIVLGHKISKDGIEVDRAKTEIIEKLPPPTTVKGVRAFLGHAGFYRRFIKNFSSIARPLTNLLVKDIPYEFTNDCLDAFARLKEALISAPIISSPDWTLPFELMCDASDIALGCVLGQRREKKLHVIYYASRTLAEFDIEIRDKKGTENVVADHLSRLEIPEPIISGVEINETFPDEMLMVLSEVETPWYADIANYLSSEIMPPDLTYHQRKKFLSDAKRFLWEEPYLFKVCGDGILRRCVPLQEMMPILSQCHSSDYAGHYGTSRTAARVLECGFFWPTLFRDAKDFVSHCDRCQRVGNISKRDEMPLTNIQEVELFDVWGIDFMGPFPMSFGKQYILLNFDLKAAGEKRMLQLNELDEFRLNAYENAKLYKEKTKRWHDAHIVPKTFVEGSFVLLYNSRLKLFPGKLKSRWSGPFKIRTVASHGALELENSSGIYKISGGFRS